One window from the genome of Alnus glutinosa chromosome 13, dhAlnGlut1.1, whole genome shotgun sequence encodes:
- the LOC133854194 gene encoding inositol polyphosphate multikinase beta-like: protein MLKAPDHQVAGHQACDGMIGPLVDDSGHFYKPLQSGERGSTEEAFYKSFSSNSEIPNHIRKFFPIFHGTQLIEASDGSGLHPHLVLQDVVSSCLNPSIMDIKIGSRTWYSEASEEYIQRCFKKDTESTSLALGFLICGLQVHGSNESGIWKPDKKLIKSFTAKDVRLALRKFVSSNTCADSGMDPDCSFASTVYGGSAGILAQLLELKKWFEDQTIFHFYSCSVLLVYDKESVSKGSSSGAEVKLVDFAHVVEGKGIIDHNFLGGLCSFIKFISEI, encoded by the coding sequence ATGCTTAAGGCCCCAGATCATCAGGTTGCAGGCCACCAGGCCTGTGATGGAATGATTGGTCCTTTGGTGGATGATTCAGGGCACTTCTACAAGCCTCTTCAAAGTGGTGAACGTGGGTCCACAGAGGAGGCCTTCTATAAATCTTTCTCGTCCAACAGTGAGATTCCAAATCACATCCGTAAATTCTTCCCTATTTTTCATGGCACTCAGCTTATAGAAGCATCTGATGGGTCTGGCCTTCATCCTCATCTTGTGTTGCAAGATGTTGTCTCAAGTTGCCTCAATCCGTCTATCATGGACATCAAGATTGGATCCAGAACATGGTATTCCGAAGCATCAGAGGAATATATCCAGAGGTGCTTTAAGAAAGACACAGAATCGACGAGCCTTGCACTGGGGTTTCTGATATGTGGATTGCAGGTACATGGGAGCAACGAATCTGGGATCTGGAAGCCTGATAAGAAGCTTATCAAGAGCTTTACTGCTAAGGATGTCAGGTTAGCTCTGAGGAAGTTTGTTTCTTCTAACACATGTGCAGATTCAGGTATGGACCCCGATTGCTCTTTTGCATCAACTGTTTATGGCGGTTCTGCTGGAATTTTGGCACAATTGTTGGAGCTCAAAAAATGGTTTGAGGATCAAACCATTTTCCATTTCTATTCTTGTTCAGTTCTTTTGGTCTATGATAAGGAATCAGTGTCTAAAGGAAGCAGTTCCGGTGCTGAAGTTAAACTTGTTGATTTTGCACATGTTGTGGAGGGCAAGGGCATTATTGATCATAACTTCTTGGGTGGGCTCTGCTCTTTTATTAAGTTTATCTCAGAGATCTGA
- the LOC133854619 gene encoding inositol polyphosphate multikinase beta-like, which translates to MFKVPDHQVAGHQACDGMIGPLVDDSGHFYKPLQSDERGSAEVAFYTSFSSNNKIPNHIRRFFPIFHGTQLIEASDGSGLHPHLVLQDIVSSCLNPSIMDIKIGSRTWYPEASEEYIQKCFKKDRESTSLALGFRISGLQVHGSKESGIWKPDKKLIKNFTAKDVRLVLRKFVSSNACADSGMDPDCSFASTVYGGSAGILAQLLELKKWFEDQTIFHFYSCSVLLVYDKESVSKGRSSSAEVKLVDFAHVVEGKGIIDHNFLGGLCSFIKFISEI; encoded by the coding sequence ATGTTTAAGGTCCCAGATCATCAGGTTGCAGGCCACCAGGCCTGTGATGGAATGATTGGTCCTTTGGTAGATGATTCAGGGCACTTCTACAAGCCTCTTCAAAGTGATGAACGTGGGTCCGCAGAGGTGGCCTTTTATACATCTTTCTCTTCAAACAATAAGATTCCAAATCACATTCGTAGATTCTTCCCTATTTTTCATGGCACTCAGCTTATAGAAGCATCTGATGGGTCTGGCCTGCATCCTCATCTTGTGTTGCAAGATATTGTCTCAAGTTGCCTCAATCCATCTATCATGGACATCAAGATTGGATCCAGAACATGGTATCCCGAAGCATCAGAGGAATATATCCAGAAGTGCTTTAAGAAAGACAGAGAATCGACGAGCCTTGCACTGGGGTTTAGGATATCTGGATTGCAGGTACATGGGAGCAAAGAATCTGGGATCTGGAAGCCTGATAAGAAGCTTATCAAGAACTTTACTGCCAAGGATGTCAGGTTAGTTCTGAGGAAGTTTGTTTCTTCTAACGCATGTGCAGATTCAGGTATGGACCCTGATTGCTCTTTTGCATCAACTGTTTATGGTGGTTCTGCTGGAATTTTGGCACAATTGTTGGAGCTCAAAAAATGGTTTGAGGATCAAACCATTTTCCATTTCTATTCTTGTTCAGTTCTTTTGGTCTATGATAAGGAATCAGTGTCTAAAGGAAGGAGTTCCAGTGCTGAAGTTAAACTTGTTGATTTTGCACATGTTGTGGAAGGCAAGGGCATTATTGATCATAACTTCTTGGGTGGGCTCTGCTCTTTTATTAAGTTTAT